The Methanobacterium sp. BAmetb5 genome includes a region encoding these proteins:
- a CDS encoding PD-(D/E)XK nuclease family protein, whose translation MSLSVRSKPYIIPEYSLTGDLLAYLTCGLQYRYQNKGTLPPSMPIQLWFGDFIHGVMEESYLKWRDDDWKDFPWDWETQIRRVELEIHNRMQSRGLQPPANLFCPFQGESEHQGLCPDSHHPHKLVASIRAEAAINTWGPHLFPLVDDNEVRLKGIRDMPHYQKGVSRSNYYGVTGIIDVLSSVKLEEASDKNLIIKYLHQDPSFQEKLEKLESDKYEVIVDYKGMKRPATGSPSWKHHYWQVQTYSWLRSLQPDSNPVLIGILFYLNELSLFKEDLLELQREVKEKSTDVMPTEDDRELILRWNPKNKTPKLSKPFRNLRSIRMIPMDDELLAQSLKEFDNVVEEIEGSIIQEVDGQVIQDSWNTNPDKRTCDACDYKTFCKTSASTKKLTVP comes from the coding sequence ATGAGTCTTTCTGTCCGTTCTAAACCATACATAATCCCCGAGTACAGTTTAACTGGTGATCTACTGGCTTACCTTACCTGTGGTTTGCAGTACCGCTACCAGAACAAAGGAACCTTACCCCCTTCCATGCCTATCCAGTTATGGTTTGGGGACTTTATCCACGGGGTTATGGAGGAATCTTACCTTAAGTGGAGGGATGATGACTGGAAGGATTTCCCCTGGGACTGGGAAACACAGATCCGAAGGGTGGAACTGGAGATACACAACCGCATGCAGTCCCGTGGACTTCAACCACCAGCCAACCTGTTCTGTCCCTTCCAGGGAGAAAGTGAACACCAGGGCCTCTGCCCGGATTCCCATCACCCCCACAAGTTGGTGGCCAGTATCCGGGCCGAAGCCGCCATCAACACCTGGGGACCACACCTATTCCCCCTGGTCGATGACAACGAAGTACGGTTAAAGGGTATACGGGACATGCCCCACTACCAGAAGGGTGTCAGCCGCTCCAACTACTATGGTGTAACCGGGATCATAGATGTTTTAAGCTCGGTTAAGTTGGAGGAAGCCAGCGATAAAAATCTGATTATAAAATACCTCCACCAGGACCCCTCCTTCCAGGAAAAACTGGAAAAGTTAGAATCAGACAAGTATGAAGTTATAGTGGATTATAAAGGTATGAAACGACCCGCTACTGGTTCACCCTCCTGGAAGCACCACTATTGGCAGGTGCAAACCTATTCCTGGTTACGATCACTGCAACCTGACTCCAACCCGGTGCTCATAGGTATTCTGTTCTACCTTAACGAGTTATCCCTGTTTAAAGAGGACCTGTTAGAGCTTCAAAGGGAAGTTAAGGAAAAGAGTACCGATGTCATGCCCACTGAAGATGACCGGGAACTGATTTTACGGTGGAATCCTAAAAACAAAACACCTAAACTCTCGAAACCTTTCCGGAACCTGCGATCTATACGTATGATACCCATGGATGATGAATTACTGGCCCAATCCCTGAAGGAATTTGATAACGTAGTGGAAGAAATTGAGGGGAGCATCATCCAGGAGGTGGATGGGCAGGTGATCCAGGATTCATGGAACACTAATCCGGACAAGCGAACCTGTGATGCCTGTGACTACAAAACATTCTGCAAAACCTCGGCCAGCACTAAAAAATTAACAGTGCCCTAG
- a CDS encoding SatD family protein translates to MSRKGYVLLGDIISSKKINQRSKFQENLIEVCNVVNQTNGKDIIAPMKIIKGSDEIGGLLRNLAPLYSIVDRILQDLYPVKIRFVLVQGEIDTGWDTEDISLMDGPAFHQAAKLMTDLKKEKLILNIHTSNKTVDTLLSNNINLIYLLKQHWSPAKREIIHSYEEGNDQSKVAQELGITQQTVSYHLKSSHWKEIKKMEANLNQVLQDLKMG, encoded by the coding sequence ATGAGTCGGAAAGGATATGTGTTGCTGGGGGATATCATTTCATCCAAAAAGATCAATCAACGGTCTAAATTCCAGGAAAATCTGATAGAAGTTTGTAATGTTGTTAACCAGACCAATGGGAAAGACATAATTGCCCCCATGAAAATTATAAAAGGATCCGATGAGATCGGTGGCCTGTTAAGAAACCTGGCCCCACTCTATTCCATTGTAGATAGGATCTTACAGGACTTATACCCGGTGAAAATCCGTTTTGTACTGGTTCAGGGTGAAATCGATACTGGTTGGGATACTGAAGATATTTCTCTCATGGATGGCCCGGCTTTCCACCAAGCGGCTAAGCTGATGACAGATCTTAAAAAAGAAAAATTAATATTAAACATCCATACTAGTAATAAAACAGTGGACACTCTCCTCTCCAATAACATCAACCTCATTTACCTCCTAAAACAACACTGGTCCCCGGCTAAAAGAGAGATCATTCACTCCTATGAAGAAGGGAATGACCAGAGTAAGGTAGCCCAGGAACTGGGGATAACCCAGCAGACTGTATCTTATCATCTTAAATCTTCCCATTGGAAGGAAATCAAAAAAATGGAAGCAAATCTTAACCAGGTATTACAAGACTTAAAAATGGGATAG
- a CDS encoding ATP-dependent helicase — protein sequence MISWETYQNIVIGHLHRKISSADNPDQHQAISASTGESQFLVAGPGSGKTTVMVLKILKFIYVDDVHPSSILATTFTRKAATELRSRILSWGDEIRQVLLDLPDFKEVHPSLRHLDFNQITTGTLDSISQDILKIHRAPGSAPPVVIQDFVTNALMLKVGLFQEEKHHNEELKEYLVQLRGGKFGFNTNEMARQLLEIKDRVYYDQVDWDKLRQEKENQHPGFDMAHQAINHYLQELKKRSLYDFAMLEAEFLDQLKEGKLDDFLEGLKLILVDEYQDSNLLQEQIYFQLARAAINNGGSMTVVGDDDQSLYRFRGATVDLFTSFQERFQQEMPQAPQPRVIYLSQNYRSTSNIVQFCNQFAQLDQKFQEARVRDKPAIKPERTPPLAEFPILGMFREDVETLATDLSSFIWQVVCGEGYQVQDYVIKVNPDEGSPTDLSILLSSPQEQAYKNKKLPYYLREKLKIPIFNPRGQSLEKTWEAKALCGLMLDCIDPECEIQNSIEKLPFTATKNFKSWRKTARELVETNPEPANPLSLKQFVTAWQGRRPLGRKTWKRDVPLLDLAYKLVTWIPTLQDDVEGLVYLEAITRTIAETALFSNYGGELVFDKKFPELECYSIKEAYWNIFVPLANGAIKVDEGLLDTLPDNRINVMSIHQSKGLEFPLVVVDVCSDFRNNHRMNAFKRFPDDGGKSCTMEDEIRSCSPLGLPQRTGRDRAFDDLIRHYFVAYSRAQDVLLLVGLTTYPDIPNVATGWTRNEAWPWDGLENLVLI from the coding sequence TTGATATCATGGGAAACATATCAGAATATAGTAATTGGGCATTTACACCGGAAGATAAGCTCTGCTGATAATCCGGATCAACACCAGGCCATCAGTGCTTCCACTGGTGAATCTCAGTTTCTGGTGGCCGGGCCGGGTAGTGGGAAAACCACGGTCATGGTGTTGAAGATACTGAAGTTCATATATGTGGATGATGTGCACCCTTCTTCTATATTGGCCACAACCTTCACCAGAAAGGCTGCTACCGAGTTACGCTCCAGGATCCTTTCATGGGGGGATGAAATACGTCAAGTACTCCTGGACCTTCCGGACTTTAAAGAGGTACATCCATCTCTAAGGCACCTGGACTTCAACCAGATTACCACTGGAACCCTGGACAGCATATCCCAGGACATACTGAAGATACACCGCGCCCCTGGTTCAGCACCACCAGTGGTTATCCAGGACTTTGTAACCAACGCCCTCATGCTCAAGGTGGGCCTCTTCCAGGAAGAAAAACACCACAACGAGGAACTAAAGGAATATCTAGTTCAGCTCCGGGGAGGTAAATTCGGGTTCAACACCAATGAAATGGCCAGACAGTTACTGGAGATAAAAGACCGGGTTTACTACGACCAGGTGGACTGGGATAAACTCCGCCAGGAAAAGGAGAACCAGCACCCCGGCTTTGATATGGCCCATCAAGCCATAAACCACTACCTCCAGGAACTTAAAAAACGGAGCCTCTATGATTTCGCCATGCTGGAAGCAGAATTCCTGGACCAGTTAAAGGAGGGTAAACTGGACGACTTCCTGGAAGGTTTGAAACTTATCCTGGTGGATGAGTACCAGGATTCCAACCTCCTCCAGGAGCAGATCTATTTCCAGCTGGCACGAGCAGCAATAAATAACGGGGGTAGCATGACCGTGGTGGGGGATGATGACCAGTCCCTTTACCGGTTCCGTGGTGCCACCGTGGACCTTTTCACCAGTTTCCAGGAACGATTCCAGCAGGAAATGCCCCAGGCACCCCAACCAAGGGTTATCTACTTATCCCAGAACTACCGTTCCACCAGTAACATTGTCCAGTTCTGTAACCAGTTCGCCCAGCTGGACCAGAAATTCCAGGAAGCCCGAGTTAGGGATAAACCAGCCATTAAACCAGAAAGAACACCACCACTGGCTGAGTTTCCCATACTGGGAATGTTCCGGGAGGACGTGGAAACACTGGCCACCGACCTATCCAGTTTCATCTGGCAGGTAGTGTGTGGAGAGGGATACCAAGTACAGGACTACGTGATCAAGGTGAACCCCGATGAAGGTTCACCCACGGATCTATCCATTCTTTTAAGCTCACCCCAGGAGCAGGCCTACAAGAACAAGAAATTACCCTATTACCTCCGGGAGAAACTTAAAATACCCATTTTCAATCCTCGCGGCCAGAGTTTAGAGAAGACCTGGGAGGCCAAGGCCCTCTGTGGACTCATGTTAGACTGCATTGATCCGGAGTGTGAGATACAAAACTCCATCGAAAAATTGCCATTCACTGCCACGAAAAACTTCAAATCCTGGCGGAAAACTGCCCGGGAATTAGTGGAAACCAATCCCGAACCAGCAAATCCCCTATCACTAAAACAATTCGTTACTGCCTGGCAGGGGCGTCGCCCTCTGGGACGTAAGACTTGGAAGAGGGATGTTCCCTTACTGGATCTAGCATATAAACTGGTGACCTGGATACCCACCCTGCAGGATGATGTGGAAGGACTGGTTTACTTGGAGGCCATCACCCGGACCATAGCCGAAACTGCCCTTTTCAGTAACTACGGTGGGGAACTGGTTTTCGATAAAAAATTCCCGGAACTGGAATGTTACTCCATAAAGGAAGCCTACTGGAACATATTCGTACCCCTGGCCAACGGGGCTATAAAGGTGGATGAGGGATTACTGGACACCCTGCCCGATAACCGGATCAATGTCATGTCCATCCACCAGTCTAAGGGATTGGAATTCCCCCTAGTGGTGGTGGATGTGTGTTCAGATTTTCGTAACAATCACCGTATGAACGCCTTCAAACGATTCCCAGATGATGGTGGTAAATCCTGTACCATGGAAGATGAGATACGTTCCTGCTCCCCCTTGGGACTACCCCAAAGAACCGGACGGGACCGGGCCTTCGATGATCTAATCCGGCACTACTTCGTGGCTTACAGCCGGGCACAGGATGTATTACTATTAGTAGGGTTAACCACCTATCCCGATATTCCCAACGTGGCCACGGGCTGGACCAGGAATGAGGCCTGGCCCTGGGATGGTCTGGAAAACTTGGTCCTGATCTAA
- a CDS encoding ARPP-1 family domain-containing protein, with amino-acid sequence MDELIADYIYQLELGQLQEHQGMGVFPLYHNGSECAYLTLTEALQAEVLTVTEIDDVASVPELKVQNHADMPVLLLDGEELVGAKQNRVLNTTILLKPHSVTVIPVSCTEQGRWSYNSLEFAESGNVASYRMRRTKSASVNTSLRQRGEFCSNQRLVWDEIDEVSEKARAKSNTRALQDVYHSRRRDLDEYLESFHLEDGQKGLLVMVKGEVMGLDILSSASAYQLLHQKILKSYALEAMLNEGEEGEGTFNGQECACSFLDDAQLSVDEKHKSVGYGWDHRLEGPQIVGSALTYQDQVIHAAFFQMEENEKIGAMSTYRKRRDFRS; translated from the coding sequence TTGGATGAACTGATTGCCGACTATATTTACCAGCTGGAACTGGGCCAGCTACAGGAACATCAGGGTATGGGAGTGTTCCCTCTTTACCATAATGGAAGTGAGTGTGCCTATTTAACCCTGACCGAAGCCCTGCAGGCAGAAGTACTGACTGTCACTGAAATAGATGATGTGGCTTCTGTCCCGGAGTTGAAGGTTCAAAACCATGCCGATATGCCGGTACTATTACTTGACGGGGAGGAACTGGTTGGGGCCAAACAGAACCGTGTTTTAAACACTACTATATTATTAAAACCACACTCAGTAACTGTGATACCGGTAAGCTGCACTGAACAGGGGAGGTGGAGTTACAATTCTCTGGAATTTGCTGAATCAGGTAACGTGGCTTCCTACCGGATGCGTCGAACAAAATCCGCCTCAGTGAATACTTCTCTGCGACAGAGAGGGGAGTTCTGCTCTAACCAGAGACTGGTCTGGGATGAAATCGATGAGGTGAGTGAAAAAGCCCGGGCAAAATCCAATACCCGGGCCTTGCAGGATGTATACCATTCCCGTCGAAGGGATCTGGATGAATACTTGGAGTCATTCCATTTGGAGGATGGGCAGAAGGGTTTGTTGGTGATGGTTAAAGGGGAAGTTATGGGTCTGGATATCTTATCCAGTGCCAGTGCTTACCAGTTACTCCACCAGAAAATCTTGAAAAGCTACGCCCTGGAGGCAATGCTCAATGAGGGGGAGGAGGGTGAAGGGACATTCAACGGACAGGAGTGTGCCTGTTCATTCCTGGATGATGCCCAATTATCCGTGGATGAAAAACACAAATCTGTGGGTTATGGTTGGGACCACCGTCTGGAAGGGCCACAGATAGTGGGTTCAGCTCTCACCTACCAGGACCAGGTGATACACGCGGCCTTCTTCCAGATGGAAGAAAATGAAAAAATAGGAGCAATGTCCACTTACAGAAAACGGCGGGATTTCAGGAGCTAA
- the csa3 gene encoding CRISPR-associated CARF protein Csa3 has translation MENTLISTIYSLEPVMACITQFSPDKIVLIREEDAPAKMKETERMLQETVGRVLEIEVKPTSIYNVVMVARDTAEIIEEEHAHGRNIVVNISGGRKPQALGALFGSYARHDMVEKIVYITEEDKNIIDLPILNFGISKTKRIILEELNDGENNVKNLSTKIGISRGMTYNHIRELREMGLIDQKSLQITSAGELAII, from the coding sequence ATGGAAAACACCTTAATCTCTACCATATATTCTTTGGAGCCGGTAATGGCCTGTATTACCCAGTTTTCTCCAGATAAAATAGTCCTTATTCGGGAAGAAGATGCTCCAGCTAAAATGAAAGAAACTGAACGCATGCTGCAGGAAACTGTAGGGAGGGTTCTGGAAATTGAAGTGAAACCCACCAGTATATACAACGTGGTTATGGTGGCCCGGGACACTGCAGAAATAATAGAAGAAGAACACGCCCACGGAAGGAACATCGTGGTGAACATCAGCGGCGGTAGGAAACCACAGGCCCTGGGAGCTCTTTTTGGTAGTTACGCGCGCCACGATATGGTGGAGAAGATCGTTTACATCACTGAGGAAGATAAGAACATTATCGACCTGCCCATTCTCAACTTTGGAATTTCCAAAACCAAAAGGATCATCCTGGAAGAGTTAAATGATGGTGAAAACAACGTTAAAAACTTATCCACCAAGATCGGTATCAGCCGGGGGATGACCTACAACCACATCAGGGAACTCCGGGAAATGGGTTTAATTGATCAAAAAAGCCTGCAAATAACCAGTGCCGGTGAACTGGCCATTATATAA
- a CDS encoding nucleotidyltransferase domain-containing protein, with protein MLSKLFTSKTRSKIITLFMLNPGEELYVREITKKINKNINSVRRELSNLENIGLLTSRKAGNLKYFKVDNEFYLYHELYSMVMKTEGVAQLLKENVKKWGQIKLAFIYGSYATKEAGPGSDIDVFMVGDIDEDALITEFNTLERKLSREINYIILSNEEYHEKIHNNDPFIKEILHEPKIIILGEINAG; from the coding sequence ATGTTAAGTAAACTCTTCACATCCAAAACCCGGAGTAAAATTATCACCCTTTTCATGCTGAATCCTGGTGAAGAGTTGTATGTCCGGGAAATCACCAAGAAAATAAATAAAAACATAAACTCCGTTAGGAGGGAACTCAGCAATCTGGAGAATATTGGTCTTTTAACTAGTAGAAAAGCGGGAAATCTAAAATATTTTAAGGTAGATAATGAATTTTATCTTTACCATGAACTTTACAGTATGGTGATGAAAACTGAAGGTGTGGCCCAATTGTTAAAGGAAAATGTGAAAAAATGGGGTCAGATTAAACTAGCTTTCATTTATGGATCCTACGCTACTAAAGAGGCCGGACCCGGCAGTGATATTGACGTTTTTATGGTGGGCGATATAGATGAGGATGCCCTAATAACTGAATTTAATACACTGGAAAGAAAGTTATCCCGTGAAATAAATTACATCATATTATCCAATGAGGAATATCATGAAAAAATCCATAATAATGATCCTTTCATTAAAGAAATACTCCATGAACCCAAAATCATAATTTTAGGTGAAATAAATGCTGGATAA
- a CDS encoding zinc ribbon domain-containing protein, giving the protein MEREEKESKILKCSACNTEVPEGALICTVCSAPLPATASPKKSMCPHCYAEFPLEVEFCPSCGSKTKQITDKSQVTTCPRCYSEIEPDLAYCPQCGSDLSPSLICPKCKGKIPPGMSRCPVCGTSRKDKGVSSFSIHQKLRKQREINRITTPSENVTPIPDNKHSLSPKMHSTTFPDRELEESNPEKKKEEKINQPGYLVCNSCGGYYKLQPGEYPADFKEKCPCGGKLQHQLKL; this is encoded by the coding sequence ATGGAAAGGGAAGAAAAAGAATCGAAGATCCTCAAATGCAGTGCCTGTAACACGGAAGTTCCAGAAGGTGCCCTGATCTGTACGGTGTGTAGTGCACCACTGCCTGCAACTGCATCTCCTAAAAAGAGTATGTGCCCTCACTGTTACGCTGAATTTCCACTGGAAGTTGAATTCTGCCCATCCTGCGGGTCCAAAACCAAACAGATTACCGACAAAAGTCAGGTAACTACCTGTCCCCGGTGTTATTCAGAAATAGAGCCTGATTTGGCTTACTGTCCCCAGTGTGGTAGTGATCTTAGTCCCTCCCTCATCTGCCCCAAATGTAAGGGTAAGATACCCCCCGGAATGAGTCGTTGCCCAGTATGTGGAACTTCCCGAAAAGATAAGGGTGTATCCAGCTTTTCAATCCACCAGAAACTGCGAAAACAGCGGGAAATAAACAGGATAACTACTCCCTCCGAAAATGTGACTCCCATTCCCGATAATAAACATTCACTTAGTCCAAAAATGCACAGTACTACCTTCCCTGACCGTGAATTGGAAGAAAGTAACCCTGAAAAGAAAAAGGAGGAAAAAATAAACCAACCGGGGTACCTGGTTTGCAATAGCTGCGGTGGTTACTACAAATTGCAACCAGGTGAGTATCCCGCTGACTTTAAAGAGAAATGTCCCTGCGGGGGAAAACTGCAACACCAATTAAAATTATGA
- a CDS encoding PAS domain S-box protein has product MSEIKIVLVNDEKTDAMDIKRRLKSLNYNVPFVASSGEEALSKILEIMPDLILIDIMLKGDVDAFELASKIKNLNIPILFLTARAEESAIEKAMIIEPPVGVVKSIDRDELKFSIEHAIFQKEKDRETSWQISLTTAMNRVLKESLNCRSVHEVARICLDVACEFTHSAFGFIGEVNPEGRFNTIAISDPGWNNCLMPKTQAENAVFNMELKSYWSRPIKTGKAVRVNDPTLDPDQRGEPPGHPKITSFMGVPLKQGNETVGLIALANKKSGYTSSDQRAMEPLSITFLEVINRKKAELTLQRSEERFRVVAESAVDGIVTTNLEGNIQFFNHSLEQIFGYHRAELTGKPLITLMPDRYKDTYLKELERFKKSGYHRLVGKTVVTTGLKRDGTEFPFEMSLSSWKSGEKFYFTSIIRDLTSKIKAEEELQWSQERLMMGMDMASLAYWEYDIGSDLFTFDDQFYALYGTTAEQEGGYQMTPQEYSKRFIPPKHQAMVAQEVGRALETDDPHFSSTAQHNIIRRDGEERYIIVRIRVVMDKDGRKIGTRGVNQDITELKMVEKDLKESDRRLADIIDFLPDATFVIDKMGRVISWNRAIEEMTGVRADEILGKGNYEYAIPFYGIRRPILVDMVNAEDKEIREHYQIPQRRGEVLTAETEALLRGEIRAVWGKAVPLYDSMGNFVGAIEAIRDINEMKQSRRKIRRELEINRALANIYAPIISPVSTMEDVGRTILNEAQKLTNSPQGFVSILDSHNGTNKMTLIGSQFLNGKDIALHLSHDGSYNELWDHILHTIEPFYTNTPQEHLPLVTVPEGHFTVDSLLSVPVVLAEELVGQISVANAPEGYNRDDLDDISRLAVFCALAIQNKRAEQEIKQSLQDKEVLLREIHHRVKNNMQIISSLLNLQIRHVDGEQEINILKESQGRVKSMAMVHEKLYQSPTFTKIDFKDYAEKLINDIFYSYGVRKGTIETEIDVEDIHIGIDTAIPCGLIINELVTNSVKYAFPNNQGTLQIRLKTRNDHMEMVIADNGIGLPENLDYENTDSLGLQLVNNLVRQLDGQITLDRSKGTSFTISFQELQYKKRI; this is encoded by the coding sequence GTGTCAGAAATTAAAATTGTCTTGGTAAATGACGAAAAAACCGATGCCATGGATATTAAACGGCGTTTAAAGTCATTAAACTACAATGTTCCATTCGTTGCCTCCAGCGGTGAAGAGGCTTTAAGTAAAATACTAGAGATAATGCCCGATCTTATTTTGATAGATATCATGCTTAAGGGAGATGTTGATGCTTTCGAACTTGCCTCTAAGATTAAAAATTTAAACATTCCTATCCTATTTTTAACAGCACGTGCCGAGGAGTCGGCCATTGAAAAGGCAATGATTATTGAACCTCCGGTCGGTGTGGTCAAATCTATTGACCGGGATGAACTCAAATTTTCCATTGAACATGCCATCTTCCAGAAGGAAAAAGACCGGGAAACATCTTGGCAGATATCCCTAACCACAGCCATGAACCGAGTACTAAAAGAATCTTTAAACTGCAGGTCAGTTCATGAAGTGGCCAGGATATGTCTGGATGTTGCTTGTGAGTTCACCCATAGTGCCTTTGGTTTCATTGGTGAAGTAAATCCAGAGGGTCGATTCAACACCATTGCCATCAGTGACCCTGGCTGGAACAACTGCCTCATGCCTAAAACCCAGGCTGAAAATGCAGTATTTAATATGGAGTTGAAAAGTTACTGGAGCAGACCCATTAAAACTGGAAAAGCAGTTAGGGTAAATGATCCCACTTTGGATCCTGATCAAAGGGGTGAACCACCCGGACACCCTAAAATAACTTCCTTTATGGGAGTACCCCTTAAACAGGGAAATGAAACTGTGGGACTGATTGCCCTGGCCAATAAAAAATCCGGTTACACCTCCAGTGATCAAAGGGCCATGGAACCCCTGTCAATTACTTTTTTAGAAGTTATAAATCGTAAAAAGGCTGAACTAACCCTTCAAAGGAGTGAAGAACGATTTAGGGTTGTGGCCGAGTCCGCAGTGGATGGAATAGTAACCACCAACCTGGAGGGTAACATCCAGTTCTTTAACCACAGTCTGGAGCAAATCTTCGGCTACCATCGAGCTGAACTCACCGGGAAACCCCTTATCACTTTAATGCCGGATCGCTATAAGGATACTTATTTAAAGGAACTGGAAAGGTTTAAAAAAAGTGGTTATCATCGATTAGTGGGTAAAACAGTGGTAACCACAGGGTTGAAAAGGGATGGTACTGAGTTCCCCTTTGAAATGTCGTTATCCTCCTGGAAATCAGGAGAAAAATTTTATTTCACCTCCATTATCCGGGACTTAACCAGTAAGATAAAAGCGGAAGAAGAGCTCCAATGGAGTCAGGAACGTCTTATGATGGGTATGGACATGGCCAGTCTGGCTTACTGGGAATATGATATTGGGAGCGACCTCTTTACCTTCGATGACCAGTTCTATGCACTTTACGGTACCACCGCAGAACAGGAAGGTGGTTACCAGATGACTCCTCAGGAGTACTCAAAACGCTTTATTCCCCCCAAACATCAGGCCATGGTGGCCCAGGAAGTGGGCCGTGCCCTGGAAACTGATGATCCCCACTTCTCCAGCACAGCTCAACACAATATCATCCGTCGCGATGGAGAGGAAAGGTACATTATCGTCCGTATAAGGGTGGTAATGGATAAAGATGGACGTAAAATCGGGACCCGTGGTGTTAACCAGGATATAACCGAACTTAAAATGGTTGAAAAAGATTTAAAGGAATCTGATAGGCGCCTAGCAGACATCATCGATTTTTTACCCGATGCCACCTTTGTTATCGATAAAATGGGCCGGGTAATCTCCTGGAACCGGGCCATAGAAGAAATGACCGGTGTCCGGGCTGATGAAATATTGGGAAAGGGAAATTATGAATACGCAATACCCTTCTATGGCATACGACGCCCGATACTGGTGGATATGGTAAATGCCGAGGATAAGGAGATCCGTGAACACTACCAGATACCACAGCGCAGAGGTGAAGTGTTGACTGCCGAAACTGAGGCCCTATTGAGGGGCGAAATCCGTGCAGTCTGGGGCAAGGCCGTGCCCCTGTATGATAGTATGGGTAACTTCGTGGGTGCCATTGAGGCCATAAGGGATATCAATGAGATGAAACAATCCCGGCGGAAGATCCGGAGGGAACTGGAAATCAACCGGGCACTGGCCAATATATACGCCCCCATAATTTCACCAGTATCCACCATGGAAGACGTAGGCCGTACTATACTGAATGAAGCCCAAAAATTAACCAACAGTCCACAAGGTTTTGTTTCCATACTCGATTCTCATAATGGTACCAATAAAATGACACTTATTGGCTCTCAGTTTTTAAATGGAAAGGATATAGCTTTACACCTGTCCCATGATGGTAGTTATAATGAGCTCTGGGACCATATACTCCACACCATAGAACCTTTTTATACTAACACTCCTCAGGAACACCTTCCCCTTGTAACGGTTCCAGAAGGACACTTTACAGTGGACAGTTTACTTTCAGTGCCAGTGGTTCTGGCTGAGGAACTGGTGGGGCAGATCAGTGTGGCCAATGCTCCAGAAGGTTATAACCGGGATGATCTGGATGATATTAGTAGGTTAGCTGTTTTCTGTGCCCTGGCCATTCAGAATAAAAGGGCAGAACAGGAAATCAAACAATCCCTCCAGGATAAGGAAGTCTTACTCCGGGAAATTCACCATCGGGTTAAAAACAACATGCAGATAATATCCAGTCTCCTGAACCTGCAGATAAGACATGTGGATGGAGAACAGGAGATAAACATTCTAAAAGAGAGCCAGGGAAGGGTTAAAAGCATGGCCATGGTGCACGAGAAGCTTTACCAGTCCCCCACCTTCACCAAAATCGACTTTAAAGACTACGCCGAAAAACTGATAAACGACATATTCTACTCATACGGAGTCCGGAAAGGAACCATTGAAACCGAAATAGATGTGGAAGATATTCATATCGGCATAGACACGGCTATTCCCTGTGGCTTGATTATAAACGAACTGGTAACCAACAGTGTCAAATACGCCTTCCCCAATAACCAGGGCACACTGCAGATCAGGCTCAAAACCAGGAATGACCACATGGAAATGGTTATTGCCGATAATGGCATTGGTCTTCCTGAAAACCTTGATTATGAAAATACTGATTCCTTGGGTTTACAACTGGTTAATAATCTGGTTAGACAACTGGATGGTCAAATAACACTGGACCGCAGTAAGGGGACATCTTTTACTATTTCTTTCCAGGAATTACAATATAAAAAAAGGATATAA
- a CDS encoding response regulator: MVDFKIMVVEDNLIFALDLQSKMESWGYNVGPVISSGEEAIEESFLEKPDLIIMDIGVKGELNGVETARKIMNLHIPLIYVTGQGDEAIITEAAKTVPYAILKKPVDYEVLKHKIRSALELKIRQKTG; this comes from the coding sequence GTGGTTGATTTTAAGATAATGGTGGTGGAGGATAACCTTATCTTTGCCCTGGACCTCCAGAGTAAAATGGAGTCATGGGGATACAATGTGGGGCCAGTGATCTCTTCTGGAGAAGAAGCAATAGAGGAATCATTCCTGGAAAAACCGGATCTGATAATAATGGATATTGGGGTTAAAGGAGAACTCAATGGGGTGGAAACTGCCCGAAAAATTATGAACCTGCACATTCCCCTCATCTACGTAACTGGCCAGGGTGATGAGGCCATAATAACCGAAGCAGCAAAAACTGTACCCTACGCCATTTTGAAAAAACCAGTGGATTATGAAGTGTTAAAGCACAAGATAAGATCCGCCCTGGAATTAAAAATAAGACAAAAAACAGGATGA